Proteins from one Bacteroides mediterraneensis genomic window:
- a CDS encoding beta-galactosidase, producing the protein MKFRRLSVILGLCLLAGTSVQASWFKESDLIQTGVYYYPEHWDESQWERDFKRMHELGFEFTHFAEFAWAQLEPEEGCFDFTWLDKAIGLAAQYDLKVVLCTSTATPPVWLSRKYPEILLCQENGTVLDHGARQHASFASPLYRKLAFRMIEQLARRYGHDARVVGWQLDNEPAVQFDYSPTAEEGFRTYLQNKYNSISRLNQAWGTNFWSQVYSSFDEITLPKTAQVFMNHHQILDYRRFAASQTNDFLNEQCLLIKKYARNQWVTTNYIPNYEEGHIGGSPDLDFVSYTRYMVYGDNEGIGRRGYRVGNPLRIAWANDFFRPVKGVYGVMELQPGQVNWGGINPQPLPGAVRLWLWSVFAGGSDFVCTYRFRQPLYGTEQYHYGIVGTDGVTVTPGGREYEQFMQEIKMLRHSVQPRNKQPKEYVARKTAILFNPENSWSIERQKQTYLWNTLGHIEKYYRTLKSFGAPVDFITEKVSLSDYPVVIVPAYQMADRMLVDKWISYVENGGNLVVTCRTAQKDRCGRLPEAPFGSALTPLTGNEIEFFDLLLPADPGVLQMDGKEYTWNSWGEILKPDAEAQVWCTYSREFYEGKAAVTFKKMGKGTITYVGVDSKDGQMEKEILKKLYARLGIPCMDLPYGVTLEYRNGMGIVLNYSDCPYRFKVPQGSRILVGSAEIPTAGVLVFSIGDK; encoded by the coding sequence ATGAAATTCAGACGTTTAAGTGTTATATTAGGTCTTTGCTTATTGGCTGGGACATCTGTTCAGGCATCTTGGTTTAAAGAGAGTGATTTGATACAGACCGGAGTATATTATTATCCTGAGCATTGGGATGAATCGCAGTGGGAACGTGATTTCAAGCGTATGCATGAGTTGGGTTTTGAGTTTACTCATTTTGCTGAATTCGCCTGGGCACAATTGGAGCCAGAAGAAGGATGCTTTGATTTTACTTGGCTCGACAAGGCCATTGGGCTGGCTGCACAGTACGATTTGAAAGTCGTATTATGCACTTCCACGGCTACACCTCCAGTGTGGCTCAGCCGGAAATATCCGGAAATTTTGCTTTGTCAGGAAAATGGGACAGTGTTGGATCATGGTGCTCGCCAGCATGCTTCCTTTGCTTCGCCCTTGTATCGGAAATTGGCTTTCCGGATGATTGAGCAGTTAGCCAGACGATATGGACATGATGCACGCGTGGTAGGATGGCAGCTTGACAATGAACCGGCTGTCCAGTTTGATTATAGTCCAACGGCTGAAGAAGGTTTTCGTACTTATCTTCAGAATAAATATAATTCGATTTCTCGACTGAATCAGGCTTGGGGAACTAATTTCTGGAGTCAAGTGTATTCTTCGTTTGATGAGATTACTTTGCCGAAGACAGCTCAAGTTTTTATGAATCATCATCAAATTCTTGATTACCGTCGTTTTGCTGCGAGTCAGACAAACGATTTCTTGAATGAACAGTGTCTACTTATTAAAAAATATGCACGAAATCAGTGGGTAACTACCAATTATATTCCGAATTATGAGGAAGGACACATCGGTGGTAGTCCTGATTTAGATTTCGTAAGTTATACGCGTTACATGGTATATGGTGATAATGAAGGAATCGGACGTCGAGGATACCGGGTAGGCAATCCATTGCGCATTGCATGGGCGAATGATTTTTTCCGTCCGGTAAAAGGCGTATATGGTGTGATGGAGTTGCAGCCGGGGCAGGTAAACTGGGGCGGTATCAATCCTCAGCCGCTTCCTGGTGCAGTACGCTTATGGTTATGGAGTGTTTTTGCAGGTGGAAGTGACTTTGTGTGTACTTATCGTTTCCGTCAGCCGTTGTACGGAACGGAACAGTATCATTATGGCATTGTCGGAACAGACGGAGTGACCGTAACTCCTGGCGGTCGGGAGTACGAGCAGTTTATGCAGGAAATAAAGATGCTTCGTCATTCGGTACAACCTCGCAACAAACAGCCGAAGGAATACGTGGCTCGGAAAACTGCCATTCTTTTCAATCCAGAAAACAGCTGGAGCATCGAACGCCAGAAACAGACTTATTTGTGGAACACACTTGGTCATATCGAGAAATATTACCGCACTCTGAAGTCCTTTGGCGCGCCGGTCGATTTCATTACAGAGAAAGTCAGCCTGTCAGATTATCCGGTGGTGATTGTGCCTGCTTATCAGATGGCCGACAGGATGTTGGTAGATAAATGGATATCGTATGTAGAAAATGGAGGTAATTTAGTGGTGACCTGTCGTACCGCACAGAAAGACCGCTGCGGACGTTTGCCGGAAGCACCTTTTGGCTCTGCATTGACTCCGTTGACGGGTAATGAAATAGAATTCTTCGACCTGCTTCTCCCGGCAGACCCAGGTGTTTTGCAGATGGATGGAAAAGAATACACATGGAATAGCTGGGGCGAAATCTTAAAACCGGATGCAGAGGCACAAGTGTGGTGTACCTATAGTCGTGAGTTTTATGAAGGGAAAGCGGCTGTGACCTTTAAAAAAATGGGAAAAGGAACCATTACGTATGTAGGTGTAGATAGCAAAGACGGACAAATGGAAAAAGAAATTCTGAAAAAGTTATATGCAAGGCTAGGTATTCCGTGTATGGATTTGCCTTATGGAGTGACATTAGAATATCGCAATGGAATGGGTATCGTGTTGAATTATTCAGATTGTCCTTATAGGTTTAAGGTACCGCAAGGTAGTCGCATTCTGGTGGGTAGTGCAGAAATCCCTACGGCAGGTGTATTGGTGTTTTCAATAGGTGACAAATAA
- a CDS encoding carbon-nitrogen hydrolase, translating into MKRTIRVGLVQQSCTPDLKLNLEKLHRNIASVAQAGAQLVVLQELHNTPYFCQTEDTNLFDLAEPIPGPSTGFYSEIAAAYHIVLVTSLFERRAAGLYHNTAVVFDADGSIAGRYRKMHIPDDPAYYEKFYFTPGDLGFEPIETSLGKLGVQVCWDQWYPEGARIMALKGAELLIYPTAIGWESSDTQEEKMRQLGAWVTVQRGHAVANGLPVIAVNRVGLEPDPSGQTNGIQFWGNSFVAGPQGEIIAQASNLKEENMVVEIDMDRSENVRRWWPFLRDRRIDEFEQLTRRFID; encoded by the coding sequence ATGAAACGAACCATCCGTGTCGGCCTCGTACAGCAATCCTGTACCCCCGACCTCAAACTGAATCTTGAGAAACTGCACCGCAACATTGCCTCCGTGGCACAAGCCGGTGCACAACTGGTAGTGCTCCAGGAACTTCATAACACCCCTTATTTCTGCCAGACAGAAGACACCAACTTGTTCGATCTGGCAGAACCTATCCCCGGTCCTTCCACCGGCTTTTACAGTGAGATAGCTGCCGCCTACCATATTGTACTGGTCACCTCCCTGTTCGAACGCCGCGCCGCCGGACTGTATCACAACACCGCCGTGGTATTCGACGCAGACGGAAGCATTGCCGGAAGGTACCGCAAAATGCACATTCCCGACGACCCTGCTTATTATGAAAAGTTCTACTTCACCCCTGGCGACCTGGGCTTCGAACCCATCGAGACCTCTCTCGGCAAACTGGGCGTGCAAGTATGCTGGGACCAGTGGTATCCCGAAGGAGCCCGCATTATGGCTCTGAAAGGCGCCGAACTCCTGATTTATCCCACAGCCATAGGTTGGGAAAGCAGTGATACCCAGGAAGAGAAGATGCGCCAGCTCGGTGCATGGGTCACCGTACAGCGCGGCCATGCCGTAGCCAACGGACTGCCCGTCATCGCTGTGAACCGTGTAGGGCTGGAACCTGACCCATCCGGACAGACCAACGGCATCCAGTTCTGGGGCAACAGTTTCGTAGCTGGTCCACAAGGTGAGATTATCGCCCAGGCCAGCAACCTGAAAGAAGAAAATATGGTGGTAGAAATCGATATGGACCGCAGCGAGAACGTACGCCGCTGGTGGCCCTTCCTGCGCGACCGTCGCATCGACGAGTTCGAGCAGCTTACCCGCCGCTTTATCGATTGA
- a CDS encoding TrkH family potassium uptake protein, which produces MEDFISTAVNVTANRGNSLINRRMIFRILGVLLFMEAVMFLVCAGVSLCYGEADYIYFIYTTIINVAVGSLLLLLGKGAENRVTRRDGYCIVAFTWLLFTGFGMLPFYISGSIPSVTDAFFETMSGFTTTGATILDDIESLSHGMLFWRSFSQWIGGLGIVFFTIAVLPIFGVGNQVLFSAEATGVTHDKIHPKISIMAKWLWTVYLILTVVETVLLLVGGMDLFDAVCHAFSTTATGGYSTKQASVAYWNSPFIEYVIAIFMVLSGVNFSLYFMCMTGRVKHLFKDEEFRLYLISIGAVTLLITGSLYWHNHYGLEEAFRKSLFQVASIHTSCGFATDDYSLWAPFTWMLLMYTMVAGGCAGSTAGGIKIVRLLVVLRNVKNEFHRLMHPRAVLPVKLNRVAASQRTIATVMTFVLFYFFCIFVCWLLLMCMGIGLEESFSLAVSSLGNVGPGLGAFGPAFSWSALPDMAKWLLSFMMLIGRLELFGVLLLLTPSFWERR; this is translated from the coding sequence ATGGAAGATTTTATATCGACAGCGGTCAATGTGACGGCCAACAGGGGAAATAGCCTGATAAACAGGAGGATGATTTTCCGCATTTTGGGGGTCTTGCTTTTCATGGAAGCGGTGATGTTTCTGGTTTGTGCGGGGGTATCCCTGTGCTATGGAGAGGCAGATTACATTTATTTTATTTACACGACAATCATCAATGTAGCCGTGGGAAGTCTTTTGTTGCTGCTCGGTAAAGGAGCCGAAAACCGGGTGACACGGCGTGACGGATATTGCATCGTGGCGTTTACTTGGCTGCTTTTCACGGGTTTTGGTATGTTGCCTTTTTACATCAGCGGAAGTATTCCTTCGGTGACGGATGCCTTTTTTGAAACAATGTCTGGTTTTACCACTACAGGGGCGACCATTCTGGACGATATTGAGTCGCTTTCACACGGTATGTTGTTCTGGCGGAGTTTCTCGCAGTGGATTGGGGGCTTGGGAATCGTGTTCTTCACGATTGCAGTCTTGCCCATCTTCGGGGTGGGGAACCAGGTGCTTTTCTCGGCAGAGGCTACGGGTGTGACGCACGACAAGATTCATCCGAAAATCAGTATCATGGCTAAATGGTTGTGGACGGTATACCTGATTCTTACGGTCGTGGAAACGGTGCTGCTGCTGGTGGGGGGGATGGATTTATTTGATGCCGTATGTCATGCGTTCTCTACGACGGCTACCGGAGGGTATTCCACCAAACAAGCTAGTGTGGCGTATTGGAATTCGCCTTTTATAGAATATGTAATCGCTATTTTCATGGTACTTTCGGGTGTGAATTTCTCGCTGTACTTCATGTGCATGACGGGACGCGTCAAACATTTGTTCAAGGACGAGGAGTTCCGGCTGTACCTCATCTCCATTGGGGCGGTGACCCTGCTGATTACGGGGTCGCTCTATTGGCACAACCATTACGGGCTGGAGGAGGCCTTCCGCAAATCGCTCTTCCAGGTGGCGTCCATTCATACCTCGTGCGGATTTGCCACGGATGACTATAGCCTATGGGCACCGTTCACGTGGATGCTGCTGATGTATACCATGGTGGCAGGTGGATGTGCCGGGTCTACGGCCGGAGGTATCAAGATTGTGCGTTTGCTGGTGGTGTTGCGTAACGTGAAGAATGAATTTCACCGGCTGATGCATCCGCGTGCGGTGTTGCCGGTGAAATTGAATCGGGTGGCAGCCTCCCAACGGACCATTGCTACGGTGATGACTTTTGTGCTGTTTTATTTTTTCTGCATCTTCGTTTGCTGGCTATTGCTGATGTGTATGGGTATCGGGTTGGAAGAATCTTTTAGTCTGGCTGTGTCGAGTCTTGGTAATGTGGGACCGGGATTGGGTGCTTTCGGTCCTGCTTTCTCTTGGAGCGCGCTGCCGGATATGGCAAAATGGCTGTTGTCGTTCATGATGCTGATTGGACGTCTGGAGCTGTTCGGGGTACTACTGTTGCTGACTCCAAGTTTCTGGGAAAGACGATAA
- a CDS encoding translocation/assembly module TamB, whose protein sequence is MSKARRIKQFIRITVISALTLYFGLIALISLPAVQHRISTYAARELSKLTQAEVRIGNVDLGLLNRVVIQNVQIKDRQGKDMLGISRFSVKLDIPSLFQKKIRISSIQLFGLDAHLTRTSPQAPLNCQFLIDTFASKDTTKKENNLDLRINSVLIRRGQVHYDVLSEAYTPRQFNPQHIGISELSATISLKALQKDSLNAQIRRMSFHEQSGFSLKKFTLKVTANPEGIYLHELSLNLPASSLQIDTLAAKGNVASPHFLSEAETTYIGRLHASVTPADISYFVPSLQHFQDSLHIDLNFHGKGQLFQCTKFYLASPQKELIVHAEGMLDHSSPSRPPYFFGKITQANISEKAIPWLFHNLKGNAATLPDLIQRLGFLKFQGDVSGYPSRLTAHGTLQSRPGLLNANMTMHTDTLTLQRSYSGKVSTTDFELGKLLDKDELGKTSFDLELNGLQYRNHQPESHVKGVISSLEYNHYQYQHIMLNGDFKPGGFNGHLALDDDNGQITIDGNFVTQQAVPDFNLRMKVRNFRPHKLHLTKKYEDTDIALNLAADFSGHSIDDIQGKINLDSLSVHTADASLDYFLPRLQINATRLTYNAEIKEIRIDSPFLTGSVQGKYAYHTLLKSIEKVIQKHIPSLFPSGKNGKGKKSQELNNRFRFQFRMENSEFLSKVLHIPFELQMPASLSGYLNDSLSQMRVSGSLPQFTYNGKYYESGTLLCENRPDALQCQFRAGTLMKKGAMFNLSLITRAQHDQLHTTLYWGNNTSQTYSGKVDAIASFSQDNLRNELHTRVDIQPSQIILNDTTWHIHPATVEIAKDSIEIHNFLFEHRDQHLKINGRLGKTEADSCLVDLKNINLLYIMDMIQFHAVRFDGGISGKARLLHVLKDPVMEARLDVKDFSLNQALLGRADILASWDKELGGVRLNADIRRDSTCTTGVTGYVSPKLKGLDLQIKAGGTPLAFLQPFVEDIFTNVQGEAYGDVHLFGPFSQLDLEGKVKARMQTKINILNTSFIASADSVNISSGLFSFQHVRLQDLEGHTGIVNGELRHTKLKNLSYRFRFQTDRMLVYDTDHETPDFPFYGQIYATGDVQLQGGDGQLNVDGQVRADNQTEFVYVLGTAAEATNSSFVTFVDRTPRRQQTTIQTEVYHPLNQPDQKEEDDIPTAIHLNLQIEPAERANMKIIMDPTAGDYISAYGTGNLRINFFNQGNFQIFGNYNITEGIYKMSMQNVIRKDFTLQPGGVVSFNGDPRAANLNVQAVYTVNSASLNDLIADASSSRGNVRVNCLLNLTGNLTSPNLSFGLELPTVSEEDRELVRSLTSTEEQMNTQIIYLLGVGKFYTYDYANNTGQTDATSSLAFSTLSGQLNNMLSQVIDNQNWNVGTNLTTGEKGWSDVEAEAILSGRLLNNRLIINGNFGYRENTLRNTNFVGDFEAIWLLTKNGEFRLRGYNQTNDRYFTKSTLTTQGIGIMYKKDFMNWKELVDWFLRRRKARNSKQKKDDDEKYIQKKADLPAAQKKRISNEK, encoded by the coding sequence ATGAGCAAAGCCAGGCGCATAAAACAATTCATACGTATTACGGTCATTTCCGCACTGACACTTTATTTCGGTCTGATAGCCCTAATCAGCCTTCCAGCTGTCCAACACCGCATCAGCACGTATGCTGCCCGTGAACTCTCCAAGCTCACACAGGCAGAAGTCCGCATCGGTAATGTCGACCTGGGACTGCTCAACCGTGTTGTCATTCAAAACGTACAAATAAAAGACCGGCAAGGAAAAGATATGCTGGGCATTTCACGTTTTTCCGTCAAACTGGATATCCCTTCTCTCTTCCAGAAAAAAATCCGTATCAGCAGTATACAGCTATTCGGACTGGATGCCCACCTGACCCGCACTAGTCCACAAGCACCGCTCAATTGCCAGTTTCTGATTGACACTTTTGCTTCAAAAGATACCACAAAAAAAGAAAACAACCTCGACCTGCGCATCAACTCTGTGCTGATACGCCGTGGGCAGGTACACTACGACGTACTATCGGAGGCCTATACCCCCCGTCAGTTCAATCCTCAACATATCGGAATCAGTGAACTCTCGGCTACAATTTCGCTCAAAGCCCTGCAAAAGGATTCCCTCAATGCGCAAATCCGCCGCATGAGCTTCCACGAGCAAAGTGGTTTCAGTCTGAAAAAATTCACTCTAAAAGTTACTGCCAATCCGGAAGGAATCTATTTGCATGAATTATCTCTGAACCTGCCAGCCAGCAGTCTGCAAATAGATACCCTTGCTGCTAAAGGAAACGTAGCTTCCCCTCACTTCCTTTCTGAGGCGGAGACCACTTACATAGGACGGCTACATGCTTCTGTTACCCCAGCCGATATTTCCTATTTTGTACCTTCTTTGCAACATTTCCAGGACTCCCTGCATATTGACCTAAACTTTCATGGAAAAGGACAACTGTTTCAATGCACCAAATTCTACCTGGCCAGCCCACAAAAAGAACTGATTGTACATGCCGAAGGAATGCTCGACCACAGCTCTCCTTCCCGACCTCCCTATTTCTTCGGAAAAATCACCCAAGCCAATATTAGTGAAAAAGCTATCCCTTGGCTGTTCCACAACCTGAAGGGAAATGCGGCAACCCTGCCCGACCTTATTCAACGCTTGGGCTTTCTTAAATTTCAAGGCGATGTCTCAGGCTATCCTTCCCGCCTTACAGCTCATGGCACGCTGCAAAGCCGCCCCGGTCTGCTCAATGCCAACATGACCATGCATACCGACACCCTAACCCTGCAAAGGAGTTACTCTGGAAAAGTGTCTACCACCGATTTCGAATTAGGCAAACTGCTGGACAAAGATGAACTTGGGAAAACATCATTCGACCTTGAGCTGAACGGATTGCAATATCGTAACCACCAGCCGGAATCGCACGTAAAAGGTGTGATTTCCTCGCTGGAATACAACCATTACCAGTACCAGCACATCATGCTGAACGGCGATTTCAAGCCGGGAGGTTTCAACGGACATTTAGCACTCGACGACGACAATGGGCAAATCACCATCGACGGTAATTTCGTTACCCAACAGGCTGTTCCCGACTTCAATCTGCGGATGAAAGTACGCAACTTCCGTCCCCACAAACTGCATCTCACTAAAAAATATGAGGATACAGACATAGCCCTAAACCTGGCCGCTGATTTTTCCGGCCATTCCATCGATGACATCCAAGGGAAAATCAACCTCGACAGTCTCTCGGTACATACGGCAGATGCAAGTCTGGACTATTTTCTGCCTCGTTTACAAATTAATGCCACCCGATTGACTTATAATGCCGAAATAAAAGAAATACGCATCGACTCCCCGTTCCTCACTGGAAGCGTGCAAGGGAAATATGCCTATCACACATTATTAAAAAGCATCGAGAAAGTTATCCAAAAACATATCCCCTCCTTGTTCCCATCCGGAAAGAATGGCAAAGGGAAAAAATCGCAAGAGCTGAACAACCGGTTCCGTTTCCAGTTCCGTATGGAAAACAGTGAGTTCTTGTCGAAAGTACTGCACATTCCTTTCGAACTGCAAATGCCGGCCAGCTTGTCCGGCTATCTCAATGACAGCCTCTCACAGATGCGCGTCAGTGGTTCTCTGCCCCAATTCACCTACAACGGTAAATATTACGAATCAGGTACTCTCCTGTGTGAGAACCGTCCCGACGCACTGCAATGCCAGTTCCGTGCCGGGACGCTGATGAAGAAAGGTGCTATGTTCAACCTGTCACTTATCACACGGGCACAACATGACCAACTGCACACCACGCTCTATTGGGGCAACAACACTTCCCAGACTTACAGCGGAAAGGTAGATGCCATAGCCTCCTTCAGTCAAGACAATCTGCGTAACGAACTCCACACACGTGTGGATATCCAACCTAGCCAGATTATCCTGAACGATACCACTTGGCACATTCATCCGGCTACCGTAGAAATCGCCAAAGACAGCATAGAGATACACAATTTCCTCTTCGAGCACCGCGACCAGCATCTGAAAATCAACGGAAGATTGGGAAAAACGGAAGCAGACTCTTGCCTGGTGGATTTAAAGAACATCAACCTGCTCTACATCATGGACATGATTCAATTTCACGCCGTACGCTTTGATGGGGGTATCAGCGGGAAGGCCCGTCTGCTGCATGTACTCAAAGACCCCGTGATGGAAGCTCGTCTGGACGTGAAAGATTTCTCTCTGAACCAAGCCCTGCTGGGTCGTGCCGATATTCTTGCCTCTTGGGACAAGGAACTGGGCGGCGTACGCCTGAATGCCGACATACGGCGCGACAGTACCTGTACCACAGGCGTGACAGGCTATGTATCCCCCAAATTGAAAGGACTCGACCTTCAGATTAAGGCCGGAGGTACCCCCCTTGCTTTCCTGCAACCATTTGTGGAAGATATTTTCACAAATGTCCAAGGAGAAGCTTATGGCGACGTACACCTTTTCGGACCTTTCTCCCAGCTCGATCTGGAAGGAAAAGTCAAAGCACGTATGCAGACCAAAATCAACATTCTGAACACCTCATTCATTGCCTCAGCCGATTCGGTCAATATTTCTTCCGGCTTATTCAGCTTCCAGCATGTCCGTCTGCAAGACCTGGAAGGCCATACTGGGATAGTCAACGGGGAACTCCGGCATACCAAGCTGAAAAACCTGAGTTACCGTTTCCGTTTCCAGACCGACCGTATGCTGGTATATGACACTGATCATGAGACACCCGATTTCCCTTTTTACGGGCAGATCTATGCAACCGGTGATGTCCAGCTGCAAGGAGGCGACGGCCAACTGAACGTAGACGGTCAAGTCAGAGCCGACAACCAGACCGAGTTCGTCTATGTATTGGGTACTGCCGCCGAAGCCACCAACTCTAGCTTCGTGACCTTCGTAGACCGTACACCCCGCCGGCAGCAGACCACCATTCAGACAGAAGTCTATCACCCGTTGAACCAGCCCGATCAGAAAGAAGAAGACGACATTCCGACAGCCATCCATCTCAACCTACAGATAGAACCCGCCGAACGTGCCAACATGAAAATTATCATGGATCCGACAGCAGGCGACTATATATCTGCCTACGGGACAGGCAATCTGCGCATCAATTTCTTTAATCAGGGCAATTTCCAAATATTCGGCAATTACAACATCACCGAAGGAATCTATAAAATGAGCATGCAGAACGTCATCCGCAAAGACTTTACCCTGCAACCCGGAGGAGTCGTTTCCTTCAACGGTGATCCTAGAGCGGCCAACCTGAACGTACAAGCCGTCTATACAGTCAATTCTGCTTCCCTCAACGACCTGATAGCCGACGCATCTTCCTCCCGGGGAAATGTACGAGTGAACTGTCTGCTGAACCTGACCGGCAACCTGACCTCTCCGAACCTCAGCTTCGGTCTGGAACTGCCCACTGTGAGCGAGGAAGACCGCGAACTGGTACGCAGCCTCACCAGCACCGAAGAACAGATGAACACGCAAATCATCTACCTGCTGGGAGTCGGCAAATTCTATACCTACGACTATGCCAACAACACCGGGCAAACCGATGCCACCAGCTCGCTAGCCTTCAGCACCTTGTCCGGACAATTGAACAACATGCTCTCGCAGGTTATCGACAACCAGAACTGGAATGTAGGAACCAACCTCACTACCGGCGAGAAAGGCTGGAGCGACGTGGAGGCCGAAGCCATCCTGTCCGGCCGACTGCTAAACAACCGCCTCATCATCAACGGTAACTTCGGCTATCGGGAAAATACCCTGCGTAACACCAACTTCGTGGGCGACTTCGAAGCCATCTGGTTGCTCACCAAGAACGGAGAATTCCGCCTGAGAGGCTACAACCAGACCAACGACCGCTACTTCACCAAGTCGACACTGACCACACAGGGCATCGGTATCATGTACAAAAAAGACTTCATGAACTGGAAAGAACTGGTCGACTGGTTCCTCCGCCGCCGGAAGGCACGCAACAGCAAGCAGAAAAAGGACGACGACGAAAAATACATCCAGAAAAAAGCCGACCTTCCTGCCGCACAAAAGAAAAGAATATCCAACGAAAAATAA
- a CDS encoding agmatine deiminase family protein codes for MEKTYYLPAEWHPQSYIQLTWPHAETDWAYMLDEVETCFVRLATEIAKRQPLLLVAPKFPAVLADFPHRDRITFVECSTNDTWARDHGFITLLERHTDPLLLDFCFNGWGMKFAACKDNLINSRLFKTGVLNGDYINCRNFVLEGGSIESDGEGTLLTTSPCLLAPNRNDTLSRKDIEAYLTDRFNLRQVLWLDYGYLAGDDTDSHVDTLARLCPDHTITYVQCLDKDDEHYGALRSMEDQLKSFRTLDGDPYRLLPLPMPEAIYDENGERLPATYANFLIMNEAILYPTYDQPEHDSRAAQVLAEAFPGREIVGVDCRALIKQHGSLHCVTMQYPESVKNNIES; via the coding sequence ATGGAAAAGACGTACTATCTTCCTGCCGAATGGCACCCACAGAGCTACATACAGCTCACCTGGCCCCATGCAGAAACCGACTGGGCCTATATGCTCGACGAAGTGGAAACCTGCTTTGTCCGCCTGGCGACCGAAATCGCCAAGCGCCAGCCCCTGCTGCTCGTGGCACCGAAATTTCCGGCGGTCCTGGCCGATTTTCCCCACCGTGACCGCATCACGTTTGTAGAGTGTTCCACCAACGACACGTGGGCCCGCGACCACGGGTTCATTACCCTGCTGGAACGGCATACCGACCCCTTGCTGCTCGATTTCTGTTTCAACGGCTGGGGCATGAAATTTGCCGCCTGCAAAGACAACCTCATCAACAGCCGCCTGTTCAAAACCGGCGTGCTCAACGGCGACTATATCAACTGCCGTAACTTCGTACTGGAAGGCGGTTCCATTGAAAGCGACGGAGAAGGTACCCTGCTGACCACCTCGCCCTGTCTGCTGGCCCCCAACCGCAACGACACACTCTCAAGAAAGGACATCGAAGCCTACCTGACGGACCGCTTCAACCTGCGGCAGGTGCTCTGGCTGGACTACGGCTACCTCGCCGGTGACGACACCGACAGCCACGTAGACACCTTGGCTCGTCTCTGTCCCGACCATACCATCACCTACGTGCAGTGTCTGGACAAGGATGACGAGCACTACGGCGCCCTCCGTTCCATGGAAGACCAGCTCAAGAGCTTCCGTACCCTCGACGGAGACCCTTACCGTCTGCTTCCGTTACCGATGCCCGAGGCCATCTACGACGAAAACGGCGAACGTCTTCCGGCTACTTACGCCAACTTCCTGATTATGAACGAGGCGATACTTTATCCTACCTACGACCAGCCGGAACACGATTCCCGTGCCGCCCAGGTACTGGCTGAAGCCTTTCCCGGACGTGAAATCGTAGGCGTGGACTGTCGTGCCCTCATTAAGCAACACGGGTCCCTACACTGTGTCACCATGCAATATCCTGAATCTGTAAAAAACAACATAGAATCATGA